In Shouchella patagoniensis, the following are encoded in one genomic region:
- a CDS encoding MotE family protein: MKVQKEKKRWPIFLSLFIPLIAIVVAAVIFIGPLVGFDLGKTGMFRSEDNGGADHNRQAEIDELEEQLAVLQTDWHQATNELTVKDAELAELHAQNEDLEERLENNEWQEEGIVANVSAEEGLQKAIKSYEQMSPKRAAALLEEMDEEEAYIHIAAMDHNLRGSILGRMEAARAAGILEKMAQEGR; the protein is encoded by the coding sequence ATGAAGGTACAAAAAGAAAAAAAGCGGTGGCCCATTTTCCTTTCGCTTTTCATACCATTAATTGCCATTGTTGTTGCTGCTGTTATTTTTATTGGTCCACTTGTTGGGTTTGATTTAGGCAAAACAGGGATGTTCCGTTCAGAGGATAATGGGGGTGCTGATCATAATCGACAAGCTGAGATCGATGAGCTAGAGGAGCAATTAGCTGTTTTGCAGACAGATTGGCACCAAGCGACAAATGAACTTACTGTTAAAGATGCTGAATTAGCAGAGTTACATGCGCAAAACGAAGATTTGGAAGAGCGTTTGGAAAATAATGAGTGGCAAGAGGAAGGTATTGTAGCGAATGTGTCCGCTGAAGAGGGACTTCAAAAAGCGATTAAATCATACGAACAAATGAGTCCGAAACGAGCAGCAGCATTGTTAGAAGAAATGGATGAAGAAGAGGCGTACATTCATATTGCAGCAATGGATCATAATCTGCGTGGTTCTATTCTAGGGAGAATGGAAGCGGCTAGAGCAGCAGGAATTCTCGAAAAAATGGCCCAAGAGGGGCGGTAG
- the fliJ gene encoding flagellar export protein FliJ has protein sequence MSFQFSLQKAMDICKQNKDEARRQYEVAEEEFKMVATTLYYLLKEKEQVEQQFEFAQDEKQTIAQLISTKVYLQGLGKQVANQQQQTNESRENMEQKKRKLHECVRSYKQYERLKEKQLRNAQEEERRTEQKLMDELSTTHYMRLRVK, from the coding sequence ATGAGCTTTCAATTTTCGCTGCAAAAAGCTATGGACATTTGTAAGCAAAATAAAGATGAAGCGAGAAGACAGTATGAAGTTGCAGAGGAAGAATTTAAGATGGTTGCCACTACCTTGTACTACTTGCTTAAAGAAAAAGAACAGGTCGAGCAGCAATTCGAATTCGCGCAAGATGAAAAACAAACTATCGCTCAATTAATTAGCACCAAAGTGTACTTACAAGGATTGGGTAAACAAGTAGCCAATCAACAGCAACAGACAAATGAATCGCGTGAGAATATGGAACAAAAAAAGAGAAAATTACATGAATGTGTTCGTTCTTATAAGCAATATGAACGGCTTAAGGAAAAACAATTACGGAATGCGCAAGAGGAAGAAAGACGCACTGAACAAAAACTAATGGATGAACTAAGTACGACACATTATATGAGGTTACGTGTTAAATGA
- the fliI gene encoding flagellar protein export ATPase FliI, whose product MLKQRIKEIAHLNPYKWYGYVKQVTGLTIESAGPQTFIGELCYILVGRHSNQKIRAEVVGFREDRVLLMPIDDMMQIEPGSLVEATGKTLSIPVGSHLIGQVLNGTGESLYPHNENHKPQSVYSTENQPPNPMERPRIQERMSVGVKAIDGLLTMGKGQRVGIFAGSGVGKSTLISMIAKESEADLNIIALIGERGREVRDFIERDLGDEGLAKSIVVVVTSDQPALLRVKGALCATAIAEYFRDQGLSVNLMMDSVTRFAMAQREIGLAIGEPPTTKGYPPSVFAMLPKLLERSGTSSMGTITAFYTVLVDGDDMNEPIADAVRGILDGHFVLDRQLANKGQFPAINILKSVSRLMKDLVTEDHAQAAKSIRKKLADYEESEDLIQLGAYKQGSSQAIDSAIEAQPKILQFLTQEIEETQSFEQTATAMVQLMERNERMK is encoded by the coding sequence ATGTTGAAACAACGTATTAAAGAGATCGCTCATCTTAATCCGTATAAATGGTATGGCTATGTAAAGCAAGTGACGGGATTAACGATTGAATCTGCGGGACCCCAAACGTTTATAGGTGAATTATGTTACATCTTAGTTGGTCGCCATTCCAACCAAAAAATCCGAGCAGAAGTAGTTGGTTTTAGAGAAGATAGAGTTTTGTTAATGCCAATTGACGATATGATGCAAATTGAGCCTGGAAGTCTTGTAGAAGCAACAGGTAAAACCTTAAGCATCCCTGTAGGATCCCATTTAATTGGCCAAGTACTAAATGGTACTGGTGAAAGTCTATACCCTCATAACGAAAATCATAAACCTCAATCAGTATATTCAACTGAAAATCAACCACCTAATCCTATGGAACGTCCACGGATACAAGAAAGAATGAGTGTTGGTGTTAAAGCTATTGATGGTTTATTAACGATGGGAAAAGGCCAAAGGGTGGGTATATTTGCTGGAAGTGGTGTTGGAAAGAGCACATTGATATCAATGATTGCTAAAGAATCAGAGGCTGACTTAAATATCATTGCATTAATTGGTGAGCGCGGAAGAGAAGTAAGAGATTTTATTGAACGTGACCTTGGGGATGAAGGCTTGGCTAAATCGATTGTCGTAGTTGTTACTTCAGATCAACCAGCATTACTCCGGGTAAAAGGTGCATTATGTGCAACTGCAATTGCTGAATATTTTCGTGACCAGGGCTTATCGGTCAATTTGATGATGGATTCGGTGACACGATTTGCAATGGCCCAGAGAGAAATTGGTTTAGCGATTGGAGAACCACCAACAACTAAAGGATATCCGCCTTCGGTGTTTGCGATGCTCCCCAAATTATTAGAGCGATCAGGAACAAGTAGCATGGGAACAATTACAGCATTTTACACCGTATTAGTCGATGGTGATGACATGAATGAACCAATAGCAGACGCAGTGCGTGGAATATTGGATGGGCATTTCGTGTTAGACCGACAGTTGGCTAATAAAGGACAATTCCCTGCTATAAATATCTTAAAAAGCGTGAGTCGTTTAATGAAAGATTTAGTGACCGAAGATCATGCGCAAGCAGCTAAATCAATCCGTAAAAAATTAGCTGATTATGAAGAATCAGAAGATCTCATTCAACTTGGAGCTTATAAACAGGGCAGTTCGCAAGCAATTGATTCAGCCATAGAAGCGCAACCAAAAATTCTTCAATTTCTTACGCAAGAAATTGAAGAAACGCAGAGTTTTGAGCAAACAGCAACTGCAATGGTGCAATTAATGGAAAGGAATGAGCGTATGAAATGA
- the fliH gene encoding flagellar assembly protein FliH, whose product MSNIIRSATSVGAVREIIIQPYVQRGEDHNEPRMEEPPTEYTEELLKSAHERADEIIRRAEAHAQRIKQESQLQTQLLEEEWGKARLVAEREGYDAGFSAGESQAQSIYEDLINQAQSIVETAQSDLVRSLEQSEPLMIELASELAKRILGTALNEDSQMKQFMTEILYEVKEYALVKVYVHPKWYEKLHQHSFELQQQMVGCRDFQIVPDVKMEETDCIVLTNAGKLHASLDTQLDELKKQLLQLTGKTYVETTY is encoded by the coding sequence TTGTCTAATATCATACGTTCAGCTACTTCCGTTGGTGCAGTAAGGGAAATCATCATTCAGCCTTACGTACAAAGAGGAGAGGATCACAATGAGCCAAGAATGGAAGAACCTCCTACAGAGTATACAGAGGAATTGCTAAAAAGTGCCCATGAAAGGGCAGACGAAATTATTCGTCGAGCAGAAGCACATGCGCAAAGGATCAAACAAGAGAGTCAATTACAAACACAATTGTTAGAAGAAGAATGGGGAAAAGCAAGGCTAGTAGCTGAAAGAGAAGGTTATGATGCTGGTTTTTCTGCTGGAGAAAGTCAGGCACAATCGATATACGAAGACCTCATTAATCAAGCTCAATCTATAGTCGAAACTGCACAAAGCGATTTAGTGAGATCGTTGGAGCAAAGCGAACCGTTAATGATTGAGTTAGCTTCGGAGTTAGCAAAACGCATTTTAGGAACCGCACTAAATGAAGATAGTCAAATGAAGCAATTTATGACCGAGATTTTATATGAAGTGAAAGAATATGCACTTGTAAAAGTGTACGTTCATCCAAAATGGTATGAAAAATTGCATCAGCATTCATTCGAACTACAACAACAAATGGTTGGATGCCGGGATTTTCAAATTGTACCGGATGTAAAGATGGAGGAAACAGACTGCATTGTGTTAACAAATGCAGGGAAGCTTCACGCCTCTCTCGACACACAGCTAGATGAATTAAAAAAACAGTTGCTGCAATTGACAGGGAAAACGTATGTTGAAACAACGTATTAA
- the fliG gene encoding flagellar motor switch protein FliG: MAIAKLTGRQKAAVLLISLGPDTAAQVYKNLSEDEIELLSLEISSVRKVEKEMQEQVMSEFHSIAMAQEYITQGGIGYARTILEKALGTDGAASMIQRLTSTIQVRPFDFARKLDPSQILNFIQHEHPQTVAVILSYIPAKQAGQIISSLPEMMQTDVARRIALMDSSSPEVIAQVESVLEEKLSQTITQDYTEAGGIEAVVEVLNGVDRSTERVILDGLYIQDPELADEIKKRMFVFEDIITLEKRAIQRVIRDVDNDDLQLALKIASEDVKEMVFENMSQRMAETFKDEMEYLGPVRLRDVEEAQSRIVAIIRGLEEAGEIVIARTNGEDILV; encoded by the coding sequence ATGGCAATTGCCAAGTTAACAGGCAGGCAAAAAGCTGCTGTCCTTTTAATTTCTTTAGGTCCAGATACGGCTGCCCAAGTATATAAAAACCTATCTGAAGATGAGATTGAATTGCTTTCACTTGAGATCTCATCAGTGCGAAAAGTAGAAAAAGAAATGCAAGAGCAGGTCATGTCGGAGTTCCACTCAATTGCAATGGCGCAAGAGTATATTACTCAAGGTGGAATCGGCTATGCAAGAACGATTTTAGAAAAAGCGCTTGGAACTGACGGGGCAGCCTCAATGATACAACGACTAACTTCGACGATCCAAGTAAGACCATTTGACTTTGCCCGCAAATTAGATCCGAGTCAAATACTGAATTTTATCCAACATGAACATCCTCAAACAGTTGCAGTTATCTTATCGTATATTCCTGCTAAACAAGCAGGGCAGATTATTTCCTCTTTACCAGAAATGATGCAAACCGATGTAGCAAGGCGAATCGCATTGATGGATAGTTCTTCTCCAGAAGTGATTGCTCAAGTCGAATCTGTATTAGAAGAGAAATTATCGCAAACGATCACACAAGATTATACGGAAGCCGGTGGAATTGAAGCAGTAGTGGAAGTGTTAAACGGTGTGGATCGTTCTACTGAAAGAGTGATTCTTGACGGACTTTATATTCAAGATCCTGAATTGGCAGACGAGATTAAAAAACGTATGTTTGTGTTTGAGGATATCATCACGCTAGAGAAACGGGCAATCCAGCGGGTCATTCGAGATGTGGATAATGATGATCTCCAATTAGCGCTAAAAATTGCAAGTGAAGACGTGAAAGAAATGGTGTTTGAGAATATGTCTCAGCGTATGGCGGAAACGTTTAAAGACGAAATGGAATATTTAGGTCCGGTGCGCCTTCGAGATGTAGAAGAAGCGCAGTCACGAATCGTTGCCATTATTAGAGGGCTTGAAGAAGCTGGGGAAATTGTAATAGCCCGTACGAATGGAGAGGACATTCTTGTCTAA